TCGACGTCGAGGTCGCACACGTCGTCGCCGGCCAGGAAGACCGTCCCGGGCGGCACATCGACGGCCCGGGTGAGCACCTTGGCCAGTGTCGACTTGCCGGAGCCGGTCCGGCCGACCAGGGCGTACGAGCGGCCCCGCGTGAAGGTCAGGTCGACGTCGCGCAGCGCGGGCCCGCGCCCGTCGTCGGCACCCGCGTAGCGGAAGGTGAGGCCCCGCACCACCAGGTCCCCCTCGGCCGGGGCGGCCCCGCCCTCGGGTTCCTGGGGGGAGTTCGCCAGCAGCTGCACCCGTCCCCACGCGCCGAGGGCGTACTGGAGTTCGGGGACCATCCGGCTGACGTGCTCGACGGTCATGCCGAAGCCGACGACGAGCAGCCAGATCGCGGTGAGGCGGGCGCCGTCGATGCGGCCGCTGACCAGCGCCCACGCGCCGCCGAGCACCACGGCCGCGATGCCGGCCCGGATCACGCCGGCGGCCACGGTGGTGACCTGGGCGGACATCCGCCACACGCGCACCCCGCGACTGAGCACCTCGGCGGCCCGGCGGGCGTAGAGGCGCAGCACGTACGGCCGGGCGAGGCTGGTGCGCACGTCGTCCTGGCCGTGGATGGCCTCCTCCATCACGGCGGCGAGGTCCGACCAGGCCTCCTCCTCGGCCATCCGGGCCGGACCGATCCGCGCGGTGGGCTTGCGCAGGCCGACGGCCAGCAGCACGGTGAGCAGCAGCATCCCGACGCCGGCCGGCCACCACACCGCGAGGGCGACGGCGGTCGACAGCACGCCCGCGGCCAGCCCCTGCGCGATCCGTACGCCCTGGTTGCGCACCGCGGCGGCGACCTGGTAGACGTCGCCGTCGATGCGGTCGAGCAGCTCGCCGACCGGGGTGGTCTCCAGGGTGGGCAGGTCCTGCCCGAGCGCGACCCGACACAGCCGGCGCCGCACGTCGGCGGACCAGTCGGCCGTCAGCCCGGCCATCAGCAGGCTCACCGCGAGGTCGGTCAGGACTGCGGCGACCAGCGCCACGGCGAGCAGTGCGAAGAACCCGGCGGCGCGGTGCACCAGGACGGGGCCAGCCAGCGCGGCGGCGGCGGCCTGGCCGCCGGCACCGAGCACGATCAGGCAGGTCACGATCGTCATTCGGCGGGGCGAGGTGGCCCACATGTCCCGGAGCAGACGCATGACGGAGTCCCTTCGGGCAGAACGGGGCGGAGCATCCAGCCTGGTCGGTGGGGCCGGCCGGCTCAACGCATTTACCCGCCGTTCACCTGGCCGGAGGCCGGTGGCGTGGGCCGCGCCGGCAGGGGGCCGCCCCGGGGACGCCGCGGCCGGTGGCGTGGCCGGTGGCGTGGCCGCGCTGACAAGGGGGCCGCCCCGCGCGGACGCCGCGCGGGACGGCTCAGAAGAGCACGGTGGCGAGCGTGCCGACCGGGCGGAATCCGCAGCGCTCGTAGACCCGGCGGGCCGGCAGGTTGAAGTCGTTGACGTAGAGGCTGACGGTCGGGGCGACCCGCAGCAGCGCGTCGCGCACCACCGCCGCCATCGCCGCCGACGCGATGCCCCGGCCCCGCCAGTCGGGCGCCACCCAGACGCCCTGCACCTGGGCGGTCCGGCGGGTCACCACCGCCAGCTCGGCCTTGAACACCACCTGGCCGTCGACGAACCGGGCGTACGCCCGCCCGGTCCGGACCAGGTCGGTGACCCGCCGCCGGTAGCCGCGCCCGCCGTCGTCGGCGAGCGGCGAGACGCCCACCTCCTCGGTGTACATCGCCACCGCCGCCGGGAAGAGCCGGTCGACCTCGCTGGCGCGCACCCGCCGCACCTCCGGGTCCGCCCGCAGCGCCGGCAGCGCGTCGGTCGCCAGCAACGGCTGGTTGGGGCGTACGTCCCGGGCCGGCCCCCAGACGGCGGAGAGGCGGTCCCAGAGCCCGAGCACCGCGTCGGCCCGGCCCACGATCGACGAGCAGAGCCGCTCCTCGCCGGCGAGCAGGTCGGCGTAGGCGGCGACGGCCGGCTCGGTGGCGAGCACGGGGGTGAGGTTGCCGCCGAGCCAGCAGATCGACTCCAGGTTGCGGCGGCTGCCGTAGCCCAGCACCCGCCCCTCGGCGCGCCACCAGGCCAGGCCACGCGCCGTGATCCGCTCGGCGACCTGCGCGCCCGCGAACGGGTCGAGGTCGAGCAGCCGCTCGACCGCGCGGCGCTCCGACTCCCCCAGTTGCCGTACCGGCACCGTCAGCACGGATACCAGCCTGCCAGATCCGCCCGGTGCCGCGCGGGCCGAGTGACGAGTGGGACCACGACACCGTGACCGCCCGGCCGGCGGCGCGACGGGTCAGTGCACGGTGACGGTGGCACCGGGGAGCAGGCTGCGCAGCTCCTCGGGCAGCTCGGCGCCCATCTCGTCGGCGATGCGCAGCGCCTCCTCGATCAGGGTCTCCACGATCTGCGCCTCGGGCACGGTCTTGACCACCTTGCCCTTGACGAAGATCTGGCCCTTGCCGTTGCCGGAGGCGACCCCGAGGTCGGCCTCGCGGGCCTCGCCCGGACCGTTCACGACGCAGCCCATCACCGCGACCCGCAGCGGCACCGGCAGCCCCTCCAGGCCGGCGGTGACCTCCTCGGCCAGCTTGTAGACGTCGACCTGGGCGCGACCGCAGGACGGGCAGGAGACGATCTCCAGGCCCCGCTCGCGCAGCCCGAGCGACTCCAGGATCTGGTTGCCGACCTTGATCTCCTCCACCGGCGGGGCCGACAGCGAGACCCGGATCGTGTCGCCGATCCCCTCGGCCAGCAGCGCGCCGAAGGCGACCGCCGACTTGATGGTGCCCTGGAAGGCCGGGCCGGCCTCGGTGACGCCCAGGTGCAGCGGGTAGTCGCACTTCTCGGCGAGCTGGCGGTACGCCCGGATCATCACCACCGGGTCGTTGTGCTTGACCGAGATCTTGATGTCGCGGAAGCCGTGCTCCTCGAACAGCGAGCACTCCCACAGCGCCGACTCGACCAGCGCCTCGGCGGTGGCCTTGCCGTACTTGGCGAGCAGCCGCTTGTCGAGCGAGCCGGCGTTGACGCCGATCCGGATCGGCACGCCCGCGTCGCCGGCCGCCTTGGCGATCTCCTTGACCTTGTCGTCGAACTGACGGATGTTGCCCGGGTTGACCCGGACCGCCGCGCAGCCGGCGTCGATCGCGGCGAAGACGTACTTCGGCTGGAAGTGGATGTCGGCGATCACCGGGATCTGCGACTTCTTCGCGATCGCCGGCAGCGCCTCCACGTCGTCCTGGCTGGGCACGGCGACCCGGACGATCTGGCAGCCGGACGCGGTCAGCTCGGCGATCTGCTGGAGTGTGGCGTTGACGTCGGAGGTGAGGGTGGTGGTCATCGACTGCACCGACACCGGCGCGCCCCCGCCGACCGGCACCGAGCCGACC
The nucleotide sequence above comes from Micromonospora sp. M71_S20. Encoded proteins:
- the ispG gene encoding flavodoxin-dependent (E)-4-hydroxy-3-methylbut-2-enyl-diphosphate synthase — its product is MTAVSLGIPSVPPPPLAPRRLSRQIMVGSVPVGGGAPVSVQSMTTTLTSDVNATLQQIAELTASGCQIVRVAVPSQDDVEALPAIAKKSQIPVIADIHFQPKYVFAAIDAGCAAVRVNPGNIRQFDDKVKEIAKAAGDAGVPIRIGVNAGSLDKRLLAKYGKATAEALVESALWECSLFEEHGFRDIKISVKHNDPVVMIRAYRQLAEKCDYPLHLGVTEAGPAFQGTIKSAVAFGALLAEGIGDTIRVSLSAPPVEEIKVGNQILESLGLRERGLEIVSCPSCGRAQVDVYKLAEEVTAGLEGLPVPLRVAVMGCVVNGPGEAREADLGVASGNGKGQIFVKGKVVKTVPEAQIVETLIEEALRIADEMGAELPEELRSLLPGATVTVH
- a CDS encoding DUF4081 domain-containing GNAT family N-acetyltransferase, with translation MLTVPVRQLGESERRAVERLLDLDPFAGAQVAERITARGLAWWRAEGRVLGYGSRRNLESICWLGGNLTPVLATEPAVAAYADLLAGEERLCSSIVGRADAVLGLWDRLSAVWGPARDVRPNQPLLATDALPALRADPEVRRVRASEVDRLFPAAVAMYTEEVGVSPLADDGGRGYRRRVTDLVRTGRAYARFVDGQVVFKAELAVVTRRTAQVQGVWVAPDWRGRGIASAAMAAVVRDALLRVAPTVSLYVNDFNLPARRVYERCGFRPVGTLATVLF